One Bradyrhizobium zhanjiangense DNA segment encodes these proteins:
- a CDS encoding SDR family NAD(P)-dependent oxidoreductase → MAKDSLCAIVTGSASGLGAATAEILARSGARLVINYSSSQKEAEATADLCRKAGAAEVLVAQGDVSKDDDCRKIVAAAAGWGRLDVLVNNAGTTKHVAHADLDGLSAEDFQRLYGVNTIGPFQMVRAARSLLEAGAKASGRPSAVVNVSSVAGISGVGSSIAYAASKGALNTMTLSLSRALAPLIRVNTVCPGYIDTPWFTKGRGEAGAKQVRDSVVAKVPLKVASSAEDIAQLVCFLAMPASSNMTGEVVRMDAGMHLIT, encoded by the coding sequence ATGGCCAAGGATAGTTTGTGCGCAATCGTGACGGGATCGGCATCCGGCCTTGGTGCCGCGACCGCGGAAATTCTCGCACGCAGCGGGGCCCGGCTCGTCATCAACTATTCCTCGAGCCAGAAGGAAGCCGAGGCCACGGCTGACCTCTGCCGCAAGGCCGGCGCCGCGGAAGTTCTGGTCGCGCAGGGCGACGTCTCGAAGGATGATGATTGCCGCAAGATCGTCGCGGCGGCGGCCGGTTGGGGCCGGCTCGACGTGCTCGTCAACAATGCCGGCACCACCAAGCACGTTGCCCATGCCGATCTCGATGGCTTGTCGGCGGAAGATTTCCAGCGCCTCTACGGTGTCAACACCATCGGCCCCTTCCAGATGGTGCGCGCGGCGCGCAGTCTGCTCGAGGCCGGCGCCAAGGCCTCGGGGCGGCCCTCGGCGGTGGTCAATGTGTCGTCGGTCGCCGGCATCAGCGGCGTCGGCTCGTCGATCGCCTATGCCGCCAGCAAGGGCGCGCTCAACACCATGACGCTGTCGCTGTCGCGCGCGCTGGCGCCGCTGATCCGCGTCAACACGGTGTGCCCCGGCTATATCGACACGCCCTGGTTCACCAAGGGCCGCGGCGAGGCCGGGGCAAAGCAGGTGCGCGACAGCGTGGTCGCGAAGGTGCCGCTCAAGGTCGCCTCGAGCGCGGAAGACATCGCACAGCTCGTTTGCTTCCTGGCGATGCCGGCGTCCAGCAACATGACGGGCGAGGTCGTGCGCATGGATGCGGGGATGCATTTGATTACGTGA
- a CDS encoding enoyl-CoA hydratase/isomerase family protein: MTTYKDIGVEKVGHVGTIEIRRPPLNFFDISLINQIADALDEFDRDIEIRASVLSAQGKAFCAGANFQDPARQAQEAREAEKTAKGDPADSLGPINHLYIQAVRIFRAKKPIVAAVQGAAIGGGLGLAVSADFRVTCPEARFSANFTKLGFHPGFGLTVTLPDLIGKNNAELMFYTSRRVTGEEAVKWGLANELVPQDQVKSAAMKLAGEIAECSPLGLLSTRATMRAGLADRVMAATNHELAEQTRLRATEDFKEGVKATEERRVANFKGR, translated from the coding sequence ATGACCACGTACAAAGATATCGGCGTCGAGAAGGTCGGACACGTCGGCACCATCGAGATCCGCAGGCCGCCGCTCAATTTCTTCGACATCTCGCTGATCAACCAGATCGCGGATGCGCTCGACGAGTTCGACCGCGACATCGAGATCCGCGCCTCGGTTCTGTCGGCGCAGGGCAAGGCATTTTGCGCTGGCGCCAATTTCCAGGATCCGGCGCGGCAGGCGCAGGAAGCGCGCGAGGCTGAGAAGACCGCCAAGGGCGATCCGGCCGACAGTCTCGGGCCGATCAACCATCTCTACATTCAGGCCGTGCGCATCTTCCGCGCCAAGAAGCCGATCGTCGCCGCCGTGCAGGGCGCCGCCATCGGCGGCGGCCTCGGTCTCGCGGTATCCGCGGACTTTCGCGTCACCTGCCCCGAAGCCCGCTTCTCCGCGAATTTCACCAAGCTCGGCTTCCATCCCGGCTTCGGCCTGACCGTGACGCTGCCCGACCTGATCGGCAAGAACAACGCCGAGCTGATGTTCTACACCAGCCGCCGCGTCACCGGCGAAGAAGCGGTGAAGTGGGGCCTCGCCAACGAGCTGGTGCCGCAGGACCAGGTGAAATCAGCCGCGATGAAGCTCGCCGGCGAGATCGCCGAATGCTCCCCGCTCGGCCTGCTCTCCACCCGCGCCACGATGCGCGCCGGCCTCGCCGACCGCGTGATGGCCGCGACCAACCACGAGCTCGCCGAGCAGACCCGGCTGCGTGCGACGGAAGACTTCAAGGAGGGTGTGAAGGCCACGGAGGAGCGGCGCGTGGCCAATTTTAAGGGAAGGTGA
- a CDS encoding acyl-CoA dehydrogenase family protein: MTAALRFDPIRLPEKCEQLRKEVRAFLAEEIAAGTFDPHKPNREDTDAPEFSRRVGAKGWLGMTWPKKYGGQERSFLERYVVTEEMRVANAPTRRFFVADRQSGPVLLKYAPEHIKMDILPRICRGEICFAIGMSEPNSGSDLFAAKTRATKTDGGYLINGTKIWTSSAHIADYMIAIFRTSPPTKENRRHGLTQFLVKMKQPGIKVNPIGQITGQYEFNEVVFTDHFIPDDHVLGEVDGAWKQATSELAYERSGPERFLETYYVLTELVRAVGPNPDTRSAEGIGRLVAQLHTMRRMSVSVAGMLQAGKEPVVEASIVKDIGTVWEQQLPHRVRDLAAFVEETATNRETLEHQLDFAIKTAPKLTIQGGTTEVLRGIIARGLGLR, encoded by the coding sequence ATGACTGCTGCCCTCCGTTTCGATCCGATCCGCCTGCCGGAAAAATGCGAGCAATTGCGCAAGGAAGTCCGCGCCTTCCTCGCCGAGGAAATCGCCGCCGGCACTTTCGATCCGCACAAGCCCAACCGCGAAGACACCGACGCGCCGGAATTCTCCCGCCGAGTCGGCGCCAAGGGCTGGCTCGGCATGACCTGGCCCAAAAAGTATGGCGGCCAGGAGCGCTCCTTCCTCGAGCGTTATGTCGTGACCGAGGAGATGCGCGTCGCCAACGCGCCGACGCGGCGCTTCTTCGTCGCGGACCGCCAGAGCGGGCCGGTGCTCCTGAAATACGCGCCCGAGCACATCAAGATGGACATCCTGCCGCGCATCTGCCGCGGCGAGATCTGCTTTGCCATCGGCATGAGCGAGCCGAACTCGGGCTCGGACCTGTTCGCGGCGAAGACGCGCGCGACCAAGACCGACGGCGGCTATCTCATCAACGGCACCAAGATCTGGACCTCGTCGGCACACATCGCCGACTACATGATCGCGATCTTCCGGACCTCGCCGCCGACCAAGGAAAACCGCCGTCACGGCCTGACCCAGTTCCTGGTCAAGATGAAGCAACCGGGCATCAAGGTGAACCCGATCGGCCAGATCACCGGCCAGTATGAGTTCAACGAGGTCGTCTTCACCGATCACTTCATCCCCGACGACCACGTGCTCGGCGAGGTCGATGGCGCCTGGAAGCAGGCGACGAGCGAGCTCGCCTATGAGCGCTCGGGCCCGGAGCGTTTCCTCGAAACCTATTACGTGCTGACCGAGCTGGTGCGCGCAGTCGGGCCCAATCCCGATACGCGCAGCGCCGAAGGCATCGGGCGCCTGGTCGCGCAGCTCCACACCATGCGGCGCATGTCGGTCTCGGTTGCCGGCATGCTGCAGGCCGGCAAGGAGCCGGTGGTGGAGGCGTCGATCGTCAAGGACATCGGCACGGTCTGGGAGCAGCAGCTGCCGCACCGCGTGCGCGATCTCGCCGCCTTCGTCGAGGAGACCGCGACCAACCGCGAGACGCTGGAGCACCAGCTCGACTTCGCCATCAAGACCGCACCCAAACTCACCATCCAGGGCGGTACCACCGAGGTGCTGCGCGGCATCATCGCCCGCGGACTTGGTTTGCGATGA
- a CDS encoding acetate--CoA ligase family protein → MPHPLDSFFAPASIALIGASRDHEKIPGRLLSMLRKNDYPGKIYPVNPNYADIDGLACYTSIAEIGAPIDLAVIVIPARAVLPALEQCAVAGVKNAVIISSGFAEEGGDSAAMQDAIAALARRTGMRISGPNAEGFFSQVQRVAATFSPAVDVKPGVVPLVATQKRIGIVAQSGGIGFAYYHRARAIGIAVSYVVSAGNESDLGAGEFLDYLVRDTSTDVILLFIEGIRDVDKFLAAARRAAEARKPVVVTKVGRSGAGQRAAASHTASMAGWSAAYDAVFAKYGFIVSNDLDEALTIAALLASNPLPKGDRVAVVTVSGGAGIWGADAVALQGLQVPELSETIQAGIRTLMPSYGTARNPIDVTAQGVTSGGLQKSVDLLTASDEVDAVLIVLSLSSEVRKPFDEAELTPVLAAQKKPVAFYSYTVPSDFARRELAKSAVVVLSGLTHVGVAMRRLVDYAKFNLPKSADQTRLPVRDLSAHLKSPALSEADSKSLLRAAGIALPDEVLVTDKSGLDEAVARVGFPLVMKTQSPDIAHKSEVGGVRVNITTKGEVFLAFEALLDNAREQRPDAAIQGVLVGPMAKKGVEIIVGTMTDQTFGPMVMVGLGGVTTELFRDVVYRPAPVGAEEAGAMLAGLKAAPLLNGFRGAARADVAALARLIADVSVLAARHARAIAEIELNPVLVHPEGQGVTIVDALVVGRR, encoded by the coding sequence ATGCCGCATCCGCTCGACAGCTTCTTCGCGCCCGCCAGCATCGCACTGATCGGGGCCTCGCGCGATCACGAGAAGATTCCGGGGCGGCTGCTGTCGATGCTGCGCAAGAACGATTATCCCGGCAAGATCTATCCGGTGAACCCGAACTATGCCGACATCGACGGGCTCGCCTGTTACACATCGATCGCCGAGATCGGCGCGCCGATCGATCTCGCCGTCATCGTCATCCCGGCGCGCGCGGTGCTGCCTGCGCTCGAGCAATGCGCCGTCGCCGGCGTCAAGAACGCCGTCATCATCTCCTCCGGCTTCGCGGAGGAGGGCGGCGACAGCGCCGCGATGCAAGATGCGATCGCGGCGCTGGCGAGGCGCACCGGCATGCGGATCTCCGGGCCCAACGCCGAGGGATTTTTCAGCCAGGTGCAGCGCGTGGCGGCCACCTTCAGTCCCGCGGTGGACGTCAAGCCGGGTGTGGTGCCGCTGGTCGCGACGCAAAAGCGGATCGGCATCGTCGCGCAGAGCGGCGGCATCGGCTTTGCCTACTACCATCGCGCGCGGGCGATCGGCATCGCCGTGAGCTACGTCGTCAGCGCCGGCAACGAATCCGATCTCGGCGCCGGCGAGTTCCTGGATTATCTGGTGCGGGACACTTCGACCGACGTGATCCTGCTATTCATCGAAGGCATCCGCGACGTCGACAAGTTTCTGGCCGCCGCGCGGCGCGCCGCCGAGGCGAGGAAGCCCGTCGTCGTGACAAAAGTCGGCCGCTCCGGCGCCGGCCAGCGCGCGGCGGCCTCGCACACGGCGAGCATGGCCGGCTGGTCGGCGGCCTATGACGCGGTGTTCGCGAAATACGGTTTTATCGTCTCCAACGATCTCGACGAAGCGTTGACGATCGCGGCGCTGCTCGCCAGCAATCCGCTGCCGAAGGGCGATCGCGTTGCCGTCGTCACCGTCTCCGGCGGCGCCGGCATCTGGGGCGCGGATGCCGTGGCACTGCAGGGCTTGCAGGTGCCGGAGCTGTCCGAAACGATCCAGGCGGGGATCCGAACGCTGATGCCGTCCTACGGCACCGCGCGCAACCCGATCGACGTCACCGCGCAAGGCGTGACCTCCGGCGGATTGCAAAAGAGCGTCGACCTGCTCACCGCCTCCGACGAGGTCGATGCGGTGCTGATCGTGCTGTCACTGTCGAGTGAGGTGCGCAAGCCGTTCGACGAGGCCGAGCTGACGCCGGTGCTGGCGGCGCAGAAGAAGCCGGTCGCGTTCTATTCCTACACGGTCCCCTCTGACTTCGCGCGGCGGGAGCTCGCGAAATCCGCTGTCGTGGTCCTCTCGGGTTTGACTCATGTCGGCGTCGCGATGCGGCGGCTCGTCGACTACGCGAAATTCAATCTGCCGAAATCGGCGGACCAGACGCGGTTGCCGGTGCGCGATCTCTCTGCGCATTTGAAGTCGCCAGCATTGTCCGAGGCCGACAGCAAGTCATTGCTCCGCGCCGCCGGCATCGCGCTGCCGGACGAAGTGCTGGTGACGGACAAGTCCGGGCTGGATGAAGCGGTCGCGCGCGTGGGCTTTCCGCTGGTGATGAAGACCCAGTCGCCCGACATCGCGCACAAGAGCGAAGTCGGCGGCGTGCGCGTCAACATCACCACCAAGGGCGAAGTGTTCTTGGCGTTCGAAGCGCTGCTGGACAATGCGCGCGAGCAGCGGCCGGACGCGGCGATCCAGGGTGTGCTGGTCGGTCCGATGGCGAAGAAGGGCGTCGAGATCATCGTGGGAACGATGACGGACCAGACATTTGGGCCGATGGTGATGGTCGGGCTCGGCGGCGTCACCACAGAACTGTTCCGCGATGTTGTCTATCGTCCGGCGCCTGTCGGTGCGGAAGAGGCCGGCGCGATGCTGGCGGGATTGAAGGCGGCGCCGCTGCTGAACGGTTTTCGCGGAGCGGCGAGGGCGGATGTCGCGGCGCTGGCGCGATTGATCGCGGATGTCTCAGTGCTCGCCGCACGGCATGCGCGGGCGATTGCGGAGATCGAGCTCAACCCGGTGCTGGTGCACCCGGAGGGGCAGGGTGTGACGATCGTCGATGCGCTGGTGGTGGGGCGGAGGTAG
- a CDS encoding acyl-CoA dehydrogenase family protein, translated as MAESDNIVVETAEKIFADLADPQTINNDKKNSWQAPLWQALSDAGLPLSWVPDDLGGSGASLADGFALLNAAGRFAVAVPLAETMLAGWLLAQAKIASPAGEMTVLPASPKDRITLDADGALSGRARGVPFAKAAKHFAVLAHGKDGISIALIDAAKARIEAGLNVGYDHSDTVTLDKVQPVTLKPAPKGFDQTTLMLMGGVARSLQIAGALESMLDISVRYSNERVAFEKKISKFQAVQHNLARLAGESAAALAAATSAADAIANAKAFDNEVYLEAASAKIRCAEAAEKGGGIAHQVHGAIGFTMEHILHRYSLRALAWRDDFGSESHWAVELGKLVASRGADELWPLVASR; from the coding sequence GTGGCGGAGAGTGACAATATCGTCGTCGAGACCGCGGAAAAAATCTTCGCTGATCTCGCCGATCCGCAAACCATCAACAACGACAAGAAGAATTCGTGGCAGGCACCGCTGTGGCAGGCGCTGAGCGATGCCGGCCTGCCGCTATCGTGGGTGCCTGACGATCTCGGCGGCTCCGGCGCCAGCCTTGCCGACGGTTTTGCCCTTCTGAACGCTGCCGGCCGTTTCGCAGTCGCCGTCCCCCTGGCCGAGACCATGCTCGCGGGCTGGCTGCTGGCGCAAGCCAAGATCGCATCGCCCGCGGGCGAGATGACGGTGCTGCCGGCTTCGCCAAAGGATCGCATCACGCTCGACGCCGACGGCGCGCTCTCCGGCCGCGCCCGCGGCGTGCCCTTTGCCAAGGCGGCGAAGCATTTTGCGGTGCTGGCGCACGGCAAGGACGGCATTTCCATCGCGCTGATCGATGCGGCCAAGGCGCGGATCGAAGCCGGGCTCAACGTCGGCTACGACCACAGCGACACCGTGACGCTCGACAAGGTTCAGCCCGTCACCCTCAAGCCCGCGCCGAAAGGTTTCGATCAGACCACCTTGATGCTGATGGGCGGCGTCGCGCGCAGCCTCCAGATCGCCGGCGCGCTGGAATCCATGCTCGATATCTCCGTGCGCTATTCCAACGAGCGCGTCGCCTTCGAGAAGAAGATCTCGAAATTCCAGGCGGTGCAGCACAATCTCGCACGCCTCGCCGGTGAATCCGCCGCAGCGCTTGCGGCCGCGACGTCTGCGGCCGATGCGATTGCGAACGCCAAGGCGTTCGACAACGAGGTCTATCTCGAAGCCGCCTCCGCAAAAATCCGCTGCGCGGAAGCAGCAGAGAAAGGCGGCGGCATCGCCCACCAGGTTCACGGCGCGATCGGCTTCACCATGGAGCACATCCTGCACCGCTATTCGCTGCGGGCACTGGCCTGGCGCGACGATTTCGGCTCGGAAAGCCACTGGGCCGTCGAGCTCGGCAAGCTCGTTGCAAGCCGCGGCGCCGATGAATTGTGGCCGCTCGTGGCTTCGCGCTGA
- a CDS encoding 2-dehydropantoate 2-reductase has product MVTDRPIVVAGAGAIGCFVGGMLAAAGRRVALLVRPRVKTEIERFGLRLTDFDGSENKLGAGQLALSEDPSIFHSAGIVLVTVKSADTADVAEQIARHAPRDAVIVSLQNGIGNVAVLREHLGDRRVLAGMVPFNVIAMGEGRFHRSTSGDIHVGEDDANIALALSVAGLTVRASRDIAGVQWGKLIINLNNALSALSDMPLAAQLANRDWRRLFADQMAEGLAALKAAGIAPVSATPIPMRWTPALLRLPDVIFNAILGRTMKIDPEARSSMWQDLKHGRKTEIDYLQGAVIALAEQNNVDVPLMRRIVALIKEAEVAGNGPPGLTPQQIRGLA; this is encoded by the coding sequence GTGGTTACGGATCGACCGATCGTGGTGGCCGGCGCCGGTGCCATCGGCTGTTTCGTCGGCGGCATGCTGGCAGCCGCGGGCCGCCGCGTCGCGCTGCTGGTGCGGCCGCGGGTGAAAACCGAGATCGAGCGGTTCGGCCTGCGGTTGACCGACTTCGACGGCTCCGAGAACAAGCTCGGCGCGGGCCAGCTCGCGTTGTCGGAGGATCCTTCGATCTTCCACAGCGCCGGCATCGTGCTGGTGACGGTGAAGAGCGCCGACACCGCCGATGTCGCGGAGCAGATCGCGCGGCATGCGCCGCGCGACGCCGTTATCGTCTCGCTTCAGAACGGCATTGGCAATGTCGCGGTGCTGCGCGAGCATCTCGGCGATCGGCGTGTGCTCGCCGGCATGGTGCCGTTCAACGTGATCGCGATGGGCGAGGGCCGTTTCCACCGTTCGACCTCCGGCGACATCCATGTTGGTGAGGACGATGCGAACATAGCTCTCGCGCTGTCGGTGGCCGGCCTCACGGTACGCGCGAGCCGTGATATCGCCGGCGTGCAATGGGGCAAGCTGATCATCAATCTGAACAATGCGCTCAGCGCGCTGTCCGACATGCCGCTCGCCGCGCAGCTGGCGAACCGCGACTGGCGAAGGCTGTTCGCCGACCAGATGGCCGAGGGCCTAGCCGCGCTGAAGGCCGCCGGCATCGCGCCGGTCTCGGCAACGCCGATCCCAATGAGATGGACGCCGGCCTTGCTGCGGCTGCCCGACGTGATCTTCAACGCGATCCTGGGACGCACGATGAAGATCGATCCCGAAGCCCGCTCCTCGATGTGGCAGGACCTGAAGCACGGGCGCAAGACCGAGATCGACTATCTCCAGGGTGCGGTCATCGCGCTGGCCGAGCAAAACAACGTGGATGTGCCGCTGATGCGCCGCATTGTTGCGCTGATCAAGGAAGCCGAAGTTGCCGGCAATGGCCCGCCCGGGCTGACGCCGCAGCAGATTCGCGGGTTAGCGTGA
- a CDS encoding YidB family protein, producing MGLLDVLNGMQNGPRGPSAPSSEKSSGGMSPMTMALLGLLAWKAFKHLTANQSGTAPQPSPTPAPPPVNAGAGGGLSDLLKGGLGGLLAGGAAGTVLSGGLGDLLNQLQQSGHGDTANSWVGKGENKPIAPGDLASALGADQIDSLSAQSGLSREELLSGLSQYLPQVIDHLTPDGRLPTENELSGRI from the coding sequence ATGGGTCTACTCGACGTCCTCAACGGCATGCAGAACGGCCCGCGCGGGCCCAGCGCGCCCAGCTCCGAAAAATCCTCCGGCGGCATGTCGCCGATGACCATGGCGCTGCTCGGTCTGCTCGCCTGGAAGGCGTTCAAGCATTTGACCGCAAACCAATCCGGCACGGCGCCGCAACCGTCGCCGACGCCTGCGCCGCCGCCGGTCAACGCCGGCGCGGGCGGTGGCCTCAGCGATTTGCTCAAGGGCGGCCTCGGCGGCCTGCTCGCGGGCGGCGCGGCCGGCACCGTGCTCAGCGGCGGGCTCGGCGATCTCCTCAACCAGCTCCAGCAGAGCGGACACGGCGACACCGCGAATTCCTGGGTCGGCAAGGGCGAAAACAAGCCGATCGCGCCGGGCGATCTCGCCAGCGCGCTCGGCGCCGACCAGATCGACAGCCTGTCCGCCCAGAGCGGCCTATCACGCGAGGAGCTGCTGTCCGGCCTCAGCCAGTATCTGCCGCAGGTGATCGATCATTTGACGCCGGACGGAAGATTGCCGACCGAGAACGAGCTCTCGGGTCGCATCTGA
- a CDS encoding GlsB/YeaQ/YmgE family stress response membrane protein — MSMGGLLWIILVGFVAGLIARWLAPGPNNPSGFILTTILGIAGAFLATFVGQAIGHYSPDQGAGFIMATVGAVVVLFIWHRLVASGVIKG, encoded by the coding sequence ATGAGCATGGGCGGCCTGTTGTGGATCATCCTCGTCGGCTTCGTCGCCGGCCTCATCGCGCGCTGGCTCGCGCCGGGGCCGAACAATCCGAGCGGCTTCATCCTCACCACCATCCTCGGCATCGCCGGCGCGTTTCTGGCGACCTTCGTCGGTCAGGCCATCGGCCATTACAGCCCCGACCAGGGCGCCGGCTTCATCATGGCCACGGTCGGCGCAGTGGTGGTGTTGTTCATCTGGCACCGCCTGGTCGCCAGCGGCGTGATCAAGGGGTAG